Part of the Deltaproteobacteria bacterium genome is shown below.
AGGCCGGGCTCATCGGCACCATCGCGGTGATGGTCCTCGGGGCCGTCGGCCTGGCGGGCTACGGCTTCTGGTACACCCGCTCGGCAGAGAACGCCCGCGAGATGTCCAAGCTGCTGAAGACGGCTCAGGAGCAGCTCTCCCAGGACTCCTACGGTGCCTACCGCACCGCCTCCGGCACCCTCGAGCAGATCCTCGACGTGGATCCCGAGCAGTTCGCCGCGCACGCCTACCTCGCCTACATCAACATCCTGCGCTGGGGTGTCCACGGCGAGGGCGAGACCTACAAGCAGCAGGGCGAGGAGCACATCCGGCAGGCCGAGGCCCATGGCATGGACCACAGCCACCTGATCGCGGCGCGGGCCTACCACAAGTTCTTCAGCGGCGATCACGCCGGCGGCGCCGCCATCCTCGAGGAGGTCCTCGGCCGCGACGACGTGACCTCGGGCCTGCTCTCGGGCGCGCTGGGCAGCATCTACCTCTGGGACGGAAATCTGGAGAAAGCCCAGGAGTGGCTGCTCAAGGCCAACCGCTTCTCCCCCGGCGATCCCTACATCCTCTCGACCCTCGGTGATCTCGAGCGGCGCAAGGGGAACATGAGCGGCTCCTGGAACTACTACGACCAGGCGCTGCGCTTCGACACCGGCCACGTCGAGTCCCTCCTGGGCAAGGCCCTGATCATCCTCGACAACGAGCGGATGGAGTCCGAGAAGGCCGATCCCCTCATCAAGCAGGTGAAGGGCCTGGACGCCCAGATGGTCTCGCCTCGCCAGGCGGCGCTCGCCGACTTCGCCCGGGCCCAGCTCCTCTACGAGCAGGGCAAGACCGAGGAGGCGAGGGCCGAGGAGGACAAGGCCCTGATCCTCCAGGGCAGCAACCCCGACATCCGCCTGATGATCGGGCGGCGCTTCTTCCGCGAGGAGAAGTTCGTCGAGGCCGAGGCCTCCATCCGCCAGGCCATCGACCTCGAGCCCAAGCGGGCGCGCTTCTACGTCGAGCTGGCGCAGGTCCTCCTCAAGAAGAAGGGCGGCGCGAAGGAGGCGGTCACCGCCCTGGAGAAGGCGCGGGCGACGATCCCCAACGACTCCAAGCTGCTCATCCTCCTGGGCGACGCCCACGCCGAGGGCGGCGACAAGGGCAAGGCGCTGGCGGCCTACAACCAGGCCATCACCGAGGAGGGCGGCACCTTCCCGGAGGCGCAGCTGGCCATCGGCAAGCTGCACCGGCGCTCCGGGGACCTCGACAAGTCCATCCCCGAGTTCGAGAAGGCGCTGGCCCAGTTCCAGGAGAAGATCCGGCCGCGCGGGCAGGCCGAGGCCTCCCTCGAGCTGGCGAAGGCTTACTTCGCCAAGGGCGACCACGAGAAGTCGAAGGAGTGGCTGGGCAAGGCCCTCAAGAACGACCCCTCCTTCGCGGACACCTACTTCTTCCTGGGCAAGTCGATGATCGGCACCAAGGCCACGAAGAGCGATGGCCAGACCGCCCTGGAGAACTACCTGAAGCTCGCGCCTTCGGGGCGGTACGCCGAGGAAGCCAAGAAGCTGCTGAAGTAGCGGTCGCCCGCGCCGCCCCTGGCGCGAGATGGAGCGCGTGTGAAGAGCTGGAAGCGAGGGTTGCTCCTGGGGCTCCTGGTGGCCGGGCTGGCCGGCTGCCCGGAAGAGCCCGCGGACCCGGGGACGCCGCTCGCCGCCGAGGGGGGAGCGGCCACCGCCCCGGCGCCGCCGCCGCTCGAGGGGAAGCTCCTCCTGAAGGGGACGGTCCACTTCGAGGGTGAGGCTCCAGCCCGGGTGAAGCTCGACCGCCGCTCGGATCCGGTCTGCGCGAAGACCGACGCCTACGCGGAGGAGGTCCTCGTCGCCGACGGGAAGCTCGCCAACGTGGTGGTGACGATCTCCGACCCGCGCCTCCCGAAGAAGACGGCCTCCGAGGAGCTGACCATCGGCCAGGCAGCCTGCCTCTACCGCCCGCGGGTGCAGTGCGGCCTCGACGGTCAGGTCGTGCGGATCACCAACTCCGATCCCACCCTCCACAACGTCCATGGCTTCCGGGAGGGTGGGGCGAGGTCCTGGTTCAACCAGGCCCAGCTGCAGGGCGCGCCCGCGATCCGCAAGAAGCTCAAGGGACCCGAGGTCGCCGTCTTCAAGTGCGACATCCACACCTGGATGGCCGCCTACGTCCGGGTCACCGAGAGCGGCCACTGCGCCGTCACCACGCCGGACGGGCGCTACGCCCTGCCGGGGCTCCCGCCGGGGACCTGGATGGTCACGGCCTGGCACGAGGTCTACGGCGAACAGCAGGCCGAGATCACCCTCGTCGAGGGGGAGGAGGCCCACCTCGACTTCAAATTCGGTCCGGCCGACGGACCCTGACCCCCGGGGGCCACATGTGGTATCGGCAGGAGAGGACGATGCGGAATTTCACGATCCCACTCCTGGCGCTGGTCTGGCTCGGCGCCGCGTGCAGCCTCTCCCTCGATCTCGACGAGCGCGAGGGGCACCCTTGCTCCGCCCAGGGCAAGTGCCTGCCCGGCTACCGCTGCGTGGAGGCCGTCTGTGTCCCCACCGAGGGGATGGGCCAGCTCTGCGATCCCGACTGTGCGGACGGTCAGAAGTGCGACCTGCGGGTGGGTGAGTGCAAGAACGCCTGCGCCGCCTCGGTCTGCCCCACCGGGCAGACCTGCACCGCGGGGACCGCCTGCGCCGTGCCCGTCGAGGGTGGGCTCGGCGCGCCCTGCACCCGGGACACCGAGTGCAGCTCCTTCGTCGACGGCTGCCGGGACGGCGCTACCCCCGCCAGCCTCGACTGTGCCTGCTTCTATCCCGTCGGCGCCCAGGGCGGCGTCTGCCTGGCGATGCCCAAGATGGCCCAGGACTGCGCGGCCTGCCCCGAGGGCAGCGGGTGCGCGGAGGCCGCCTTCTCCCGGGCAGGCCAGGCCACGGTCTGCATCCCCGGTGGCTTCCGGGCCTGCGCCGGCGCGGTCGACTGCATGGACGAGGCCTCCGAGACCCCGATGCACTGCGGTGTCTTCGGCTGGCCCTCGGATCCCCTCTGGACGGGGGCGGCCAGCGGGCTGGGCTTCCTCACCGCCTGCGTGAGCAGCAGCCCCGACGCCTCCATCGCCATCGGCGAGGTCTGTGATCCCGCGATGCCCCAGGCCTGCGCCAGCGGCCTCTGCCTCCCCACGCCGGGGGGCGGCCACCTCTGCTCCGCCGCCTGCGGGACCGATCCCGGCTGCCAGGGCATCGGGGTCGGGCGCTGCGTCGAGACCTACCTCGAGACCTACCTCGAGACCTACGTGGCCGCCCAGAGCGTGGAGGGCACCACCCGGGTCTGCGGCTCCTCGCCCACCCTCGGGGCCTCCTGCGCCGAGGCCAGCGGCGGCGCCAACGTCTGCGGCACCGACGCGCCGCTCTGCCGGATGCACCCCGCGGACAACGTCGCGCTCTGCACCCGCAGCTGCCAGACCGACGCCGACTGCCCGGGGGAGAAGGGCTTCGCCTGCCACCCCGACGGCTTCTACTGCTTCTGAAAAGGGCGCCGCGGTGTCCCCACCGCAGCGCCGCGGTCGTGCGACTCGAGCGCGATCAGCGAAGCCATCGGCGAGCCGGGACGCCCGCCACTGATCCCCGGGCACCTCGAGAGACGGGAGGAGATTCCCTTCGAGAGGATGAAGAGCTACCGGGGATGCTGCAGGTGGCCTAGCCCGGGTCGGGGAAGCAGACCTTCGAGCGGCCGGGGTTGAGCTCCTGGCAGGTGTAGCTCGCCCGGCAGGACGAGTTGCTGGAGCAGGTGTCCAGGCACCAGGCGAAGTGCTCGGTCCCCTGCGGGGTGTCGTAGCGGAAGTCGATGCAGGCCGAGCCGCTGGGGCAGGCGGTGCCGTCGGTGCAGTCCCAGAGGCAGTACCCGCCCAGGAAGTTGCCGTCGGGATCCTCCTCGGCGCAGGTGCCGTGGACGCCGCCGTTGCAGTCGCGGATCCGCGTGCAGGGGGCGCCCGGCGCGCCGCTGCCCTTGGCCGCCGGCCAGCAGGCGCGCGTGCCCGACTGCACCCGATCGAAGCAGTCGTAGTCGGCGCGGCACTTCGCGGCGCTGCCGCTCTCGCAGTGCAGGCACTCGCCGTTCACGTCGGCCGAGCAGTAGGTGCCGTCGGGGCAGGCCACGGTCCCCGAGCAGGTCGAGCTGTAGGCGCAGTAGCCCACGTTGGCGCCGACCGCGGGGGCGGTCAGGACGGTCTTGCAGGTCGTCCCCGAGGGGCACTCCGCGTAGAGATCCTCGATCTCGTTGTCGAGATCACAGAGCCGCAGGTTGTCGCAGCAGAGGGTGTCCATGCAGTAGCGAGCGTCGTCCATGACGGTGCAGGCGCCCGCGCCCGAGCACCCGCCGCTGCTGCAGTTCTGCGTGCAGTAGCCGGCCGGGAAGGCCGCCGGCAGGAAGCAGGTGCCGGTGTTTCCGCCACCGCACTCGTCGATGGCGGTGCAGGTGTCGCCCGTCACGCCGCCGCCGCCGGCGTAGCCCGCGCACTCGTTCACGCCGTCGCCGTCGTGATCCCAGCAGCGGAAGCCCTGGCGGGTGCAGTCGGAGTGGGAGCTGCAGGACTCGAAGCAGATGCCGCCCGAGACGCCCTCGTAGGTGCCCATGGCCGAGCAGTGGGAGCCGCTGGGGCAGGGGTAGCCGTCGGCGCAGGGCGCGCTGCAGTAGCCGCCGCGCCAGGCGTTGTCCTTCTGCAGGATGCAGATGTTGTCCTCGCACTGATCGTCGTCGGTGCAGCCGTCGCCCACCTGGCCGGAGCCGCCGCTGATCCCGGGCATGCAGATCAGGCCCTCGCCCACGTCCTTGCAGGTGTAGTTGGGCTGGCAGTCCGCGTCGGAGGCGCAGGTGATCTCGCAGGTGCTCTGGCCGTCCGCGCCGTTGACGCAGCGCTGGCCCGGGCCACAGTCGGTGTCGGCGTTGCAGCCCTGGGCGCAGGTGCCGGCGCCGGTGTCGGCGCCCTGGCAGATCACGCCGACGCCGCCGGCGCAGTCGGCCACCGAGCTGCAGGGCGCCCCCGGCCCCCCGGTGCCGCTGCCGTAGGGGACGCAGCCGGTGGTGCTCCCCTGCTCGACGCAGGCGTAGCCGCCCGAGCGGCAGTCGAGGTTGGAGTTGCAGCTCTGGATGCACTGCCCGGAGCCGCAGACGCTCCCCGGAGGGCAGTCGTTGCTGGTGGTGCAGCCCAGGCTGCAGTAGCCGCCGGGGTGGGTGCCGGTCAGGCAGTTGCCGAAGGCGCACTCGGTGTCGGCCGTGCAGGGGTCACCGATGTTGCCTCCCGGTGAGCACTCGTTGCTGCCGTCGCCGTCCCAGTCGGAGCAGAGGTAGCCGGCCCGGCAGTTGGCGCTGGTGGCGCAGTCGACCACGCAGACCGAGGCGCCCGCGTCGAAGCCGCAGTGGGTGCCGGCGGGGCAGGCCGGCTTCCCGGAGCCGCAGCCCGTGGTGCAATAGCCCCCCGGGCCGCCCGCGGGATCGGCGATGCAGATCGCCCCGGCGCCGCCGGCGCAGTTGGCCACCGAGGTGCAGGCGTCGCCGACCTGGCCTGTGCCGGTCCCGCCGGGGACGCACTCCTGTTGGCTGTCGCCGTCGGCGTCGGTGCAGATGTAACCGGTTCGGGCGCAGGTCGTGCCCGAGCAGTTCTCGACGCAGATGCCCCTGCCGCCGGAGCGGAAGGCGCAGTGGCTGCCGGTGCCGCACTGAGAGGTGGTGGTGCACCAGGTGGTGCAGTAGCCGCTCGGCCACCCGCTCACGGTCGAGGTCTGGCAGTAGCCGGTGGTGCAGTCGCGATCGTTCTGGCACTGGCTGCCGACCTCGCCGTTGGGGTCGATCGCGTGGCCGTCGACGGTGCAGAGCTGGCCGGTCGGCGGGTCCCCGCAGTTGACGATCCCGTCGCAGCCGTTGGAGATGACCCCGCAGCGGCCGGCCGGGCAGGAGGTGATCGGATCGCAGGGGTCACTGCCGCAGCGGTTCGGGCCGCCGCCGCCGCAGATCCCGCTCGAGCAGGAGCCGCCGGCGCCGCCGCAGCCGACCCGGCCGCCGCAGCCGTCGGGGATCTCACCGCACTCGGCGCCCGCCTGGGCGCAGCTGCGCCGCTCGCAGGTGGGCACGCCGCAATCGCGGCTGTCCTCACCCGAGCAGACCAGCCCGCCGCTGCAGAAGCCGCAGGTGAGCGTGCCGCCGCAGCCATCGGGGATCTCGCCGCAGACGGCGCTCGCCTCCGCGCAGCTGCTCCGGGAGCAGGAGAGGAGGCCGCCGCAGACGCCCTCGACCCCGTTCCCTCCGCAGGTCAGCCCACCACCGCAGTAGCCGCAGTGGACCTCGTGACCGCACCCGTCGTCGACGGGTCCGCAGTTCCTGCCGAGCTCCTCGCAGGTCGCCGGAGTACACGCGCCGTTCGGAAGACCGCCGCCGCACGTACAGCCGGAGAGTGCGCTGAGGAGCAGCCCTCCCAGAATGAGCATCCTTCGCACGATCCCGAGCGTACAACCCCCAGAGGCCGGTGGTCCACCGGACACCTGGCCGCGGGAAGAAAAGACCTCCCCCCGGGCGGCCACCCCCCGGGGGGGTCGTTGACACCTCCCCGGGGCGCTGGTTCAGTGCGGAGGACCTCGCGGGAGGGGCGCGCAGGGCCGCGGGGCTCCCCGCGAGGAGACGAGCGCAGCGATGGAAGAAGCAGGCGAGCCGCACCTCGAGCCGGCGGGGCAGACCGGCGACCACCTCTGGTCGCGGCGCAGCCTCCTCGCGCTCACCGGGTGGGGCGCCGTCTTCGGGGGCCTCGCGGTGGCGCTGGCGGCCTTCGTGCGCTTCCTTTTCCCCCGGGTGCTCTTCGAGCCGCCGAGCACCTTCAAGGCCGGCTTCCCGGCGGAGTACCGGGTCGGCACCGTCTCCGAGCGCTTCAAGGAGCGGGAGCAGGTGTGGATCGCGCGGAACGAGGAGGGCTTCTACGCCTTGCTGGCGGTCTGCACCCACCTGGGCTGCACCCCCCGCTGGCAGGCCAGCGACGCCCGCTTCCGTTGCCCCTGTCATGGCTCGGGCTTCCACCGGGACGGCTCGAACTTCGAGGGGCCCGCGCCCCGGCCCCTGGAGCGCGTGCGGATCTCCCTCGCCGACGACGGCCAGCTCCTGGTCGATCGCGCCCGCCGCTACCGGCACGAGCTGGGCGAGTGGGGGGAGGAGGGCGCCTTCCTGCCCTACCGGGAGGGGCAGGGATGAGCCGGCGCTCGCTCTGGGAGCGGATCCTCGCCTCGCAGCTCTGGCGCTCGATCTTCCGCCACGGCTACGCGGACACGCCTCGCAACCGGGTGCTGCAGATCTCCTCCAACGTCTGGCTGCACCTGCACCCCACCAAGGTGCCACGCCACGCCGTGCGGTTCCGCTACACCTGGTGCGCCGGAGGGCTCTCCTTCCTGCTCTTCCTGGTCACCGTCGTCACCGGCGTGGTGCTGATGTTCTACTACCGGCCCACCGCCGAGTACGCCTACGCCGACATCAAGTACCTCGACTTCGACGTGCCCTTCGGGATGCTGATGCGGAACCTGCACCGCTGGGGCGCCCACGCGATGGTGGTCCTCGTCTGGCTGCACATGCTGCGGGTCTTCCTGACCGGCTCCTACAAGGCGCCGCGCGAGTTCAACTGGGTCGTCGGGGTGGGGCTGCTGGCGCTCACGCTGCTGCTCTCCTTCACCGGCTACCTGCTGCCCTGGGATCAGCTCGCCCTCTGGGCGGTCACGGTGGGCACGAACATGGCCCGGGCGGCCCCCTTCCTGGGGCACGAGGGGCCCTTCGGGGCCGAGCTGGGCGCGACCGCCCGCCACGATCTGCGCGCGCTCTTCACCGGCGGCTCGGTGGTCGGGCCGCCCACCCTGCTGCGCTTCTACGTCCTCCACTGCATCTTCCTGCCCCTCCTCGCCTCGCTCGGGATGGTCCTGCACTTCTGGCGGGTCCGGAAGGACGGCGGCATCTCGGGGCCCCTCTAGGCATGAGCGCTGGCGAGCGAAAGACGAGCGAGCTCCCCGACAGGGTGCACGCCTGGCCGCACCTGGTGAAGGTGGAGTTCATCGCGGCGCTGCTGATGCTCGCCTTCCTCCTGGCCTGGTCGATCCTGCTCGACGCGCCCCTGGAGGAGCCGGCCAACCCGGCGGTGACGCCCGATCCCTCCAAGGCCCCCTGGTACTTCGTGGGGTTGCAGGAGCTGCTGGTCTACTTCGACCCCTGGATCGCCGGGGTGCTGCTGCCGCTGATGATCCTCACCGGGCTGGTGGCCATCCCCTACGTCGACCGGAACCCGAAGGGGAACGGCGGCTACACCCTGCGCGAGCGCCCCTTCGCGCTGGCGGTCTTCCTCTTCGGGTTCCTCGGCCTGTGGATCGTGCCCATCGTGGTCGGGGCCCTCTTCCGCGGGCCGGGCTGGCACTTCTACTGGCCCTGGGAGACCTGGGAGGTGGGCCGGGCGGTGGCGGCCGCCAGCGTGGATCTGCCCTGGCTGCTCGGGGCGCGCGGCGCCGCGGCCCAGCAGGTGGTCGGGGGCGGGCTCGTCCTGGCCTGGCTCTTCCTCACCCTCGCCGGCCCCTGGTTGCTCTGGCGCCGCCGGCCCTTCTTCGTGCAGCTGGGGCTGCTGCGCTGGCTGGTGGTGGGCGTCCACCTCTCGGTGATGCTGGGGGTGGTGGTGAAGGTGGCGCTGCGCCTCCTCTTCTCGGTGAAGTACGTCTGGGTCACCCCCTGGTTCAGCCTATGACCCGCCCCGTCGAGCTCCAGAGCCGCACCCCCCACTTCTTCGCGGCGGCGCTCCTCCTGGCCGCGGTCACGGTCTGGGCCGTCCACGACGAGCTCGAGACCCGGCGGCCCTGGAAGGCGCACCAGCGCGCCTTCTTCGCGCTGGAGGTGCGGCGCGGGGCGGAGGGGCTGCCCTCCCGGGGCGGGGAGCGGCAGCCCGAGCTCTCGCAGATCTGGCTGCCCGAGCTGGACGTGGTGGACCGCTGCACCAGCTGCCACCTGGGGATCGACCGCCCCGACTACGGCGACCCCGAGGAGATCGTCGCCTTCGCCAACGAGGTGATGGACCGCGACGGCGAGGAGGCGGAGGTCGAGCGCCGCTTCGGCGTCCCCTGGGCGACGATCGAGGGGTGGATGGACGAGGCCGATCGCGGCGAGGTCCCGCGTCAGGAGGTGCCGCGGCTCTTCCGGTCGCACCCGCACCTCCAGGCGTTGATCCAGGACGCGCACCCCTTCGAGCGCTTCGGCTGCACCCCCTGCCACGAGGGCCAGGGTCCCCAGACGAAGGGGGTCGGGGGCTGGCTGGACGGCCGGCCCTTCGATCACGGCCGGAACGATCCGCATTGGGAGCGCCCGATGCTCTCGCTGGGCAGCGAGACCGAGCCGCCCTACGTCCAGGCGACCTGCCCGGACTGCCACGGCGACCTGCTGCGGCTGCCCTTCGCCGAGACCCTCCAGCAGGGGCAGGCGCTGGCGCGGACCCTGGCCTGCTGGGGCTGCCATCCGATCGAGGGGCTCTCCCCCGAGCGCCGGCGGGGCCCGACCCTGGAGCACCTGCGCGCCAAGACCACCCCCGGGTGGATCGCCGAGTGGCTGCGCCACCCCGCCGCCTGGCGGGAGGGCACCACCATGCCCAACCTCTGGCCGGAGGCGGTGGATGCCAGTCTGCCGGAGGGCGAGCGGGCGAGCTTCGCGGCCGGGCGCGCGAGCGAGGTCGAGGCCATCACGGCCTTCCTCTGGCAGCAGGCCCGGGGCGCCGAGGGCTACCTCGAGCCCGCGCCCCCCGCCGGGGAGGCCGCGCGCGGCCGGGCCCTGGTGGACACCCTTGGCTGCCGCGGCTGCCATGCGATCGAGCCGGACGATCCGCTGGTGACGGTGGACGGTTCCCGCAGGCGATCCCGGGCCCCCCGCCTCTCGGGGATCGGGGCCAAGACCTCCTACGCCTGGCTCTTTAGCTGGCTGCGGGGGCCCTCCCGGCTCTGGCCCGACGCCCGGATGCCGGACCTCCGCCTCGAGCCCGGGGAGGCGGCCGACCTCGCGGCCTACCTCGCGGGGCTGGGCGCGGAGGGGCGCCCACCGCCGCCGGAGGGGCAGGCCGACGCCGCCGACCCGGCGTCGCTCGCGGGGAGGGGAGAGGAGCTGGTGGCGCAGTACGGCTGCTTCGGCTGCCACGCGATCCGGGGCTTCGAGGAGCACCAGCGGGTCGGCCCCGACCTCTCGCGCTTCGGGGAGAAGCCGCCCCGGCAGCTCGCCTGGGGGGAGGTCGGGCCCACCGAGCGCAGCTGGCACACCTGGACGAGCACCAAGCTCACCGCGCCCCGGGCGTTTCGCACCGAGCGCATCGAGACCCGGATGCCGAGCTACGAGCTGGACGACGACGAGCTGCGCGCGCTGCTGGTCTTCCTGCGCTCCCGCCGGGCGCGGGAGCGGCCCCCGAGCCACCGCACCACCGACGATCCTCGACGCGCGGCGCTCGGGGCGGGGGAGGAGCTGATCCACGATCACAACTGCCGGGGCTGCCACCGGCTGGGAGGGGAGGGCGGGCAGATCCTCTCGCGCTACCTCGAGAACCCGAACCTGGCGCCGCCGACCCTCTTCAGCGTGGGGGCCAAGACCCGGCCGGACTGGCTCTTCCACTACCTGAAGGATCCCTCCCGCTTCCGGATCCGCCCCTACCTGACGCTGCGGATGCCGACCTTCGCCTGGCGAGAGGGGGAGGCGACCCGCCTGGTGGCCTACTTCAACGCGCTGGACGGCTCGACCTACCCCTACCTCGACGTCGTGCCCCAGACCGACGCCGACACCCTCGCGCAGGGGCAGGCGATGTTCGAGAAGCTGCGCTGCACCCAGTGCCACCTCACCTCGGCCACGATCCCGCCGAACACCGACCTGAAGGCGGTCGCCCCGAACCTCGCCAACGCCCACTTCCGCCTGCGCCCCGACTGGGTGCCGCGCTGGATCCACAACCCGGCCACCTGGCTCGAGGGCGCGCGGATGCCGACCTTCTGGCCCGATGGGCTCTCGCCCTTTCCCGAGCTCCTCGGGGGAGACGCGGATCGGCAGATGGAGGCCGTGAGGGATCACGTCCTCTCCATCGGCGCCGGCGGGGCGGGCCTCGGCGCGGACGCGGCCGGGCCGTGATCTGTGGCACATCGAGGGTGGGAGTGGGTAGGATAGCCCTGCTCGGGTGACCGACCGTCACTCACCCAAGGAGGGGAAGATGAGACAGCTCAACCTGACACTGCTCGCCGTGGTGATCTCCGGCCTGGCCATCGGCTGCGGCCCCGACCTGCGCGACTTCGAGGAGATCGAGGCCGCCTTCGAGAACCCGTCCGGGGAGGTCTCCGCCTCCACCATGCCCCTGCTGATGGGCGACGGCCTGACGGCGGGCACCGCCAACGGCCTGGGGAACCCGGCCGCGGGCTTCGACTCCACCGGCACCCTTCAGTTCGCCCTCTCCCAGGCCAGCCAGGCCCTCGGGAGCCGGCGGGACTACCTGGTGGAGAACTGCAACACCAACGTGAAGCTGACCCGGTCCTTCGAGCCGGAGAAGATCATCGTCGATTGCACGGATCCGGCCAACGATCCCACCGGCAAGCTCGTCCTCGAGTTCGTCTGGGACAACGAGGAGATCGTCGCCATCTACATCCGCTTCGACACCTGGTGCGACTCCACCGGGGACTGCATCGACGGCTGGCTCGGCTTCAAGACCCAGACCTCGGGCTCGGTCGGCGCGGGCCTCTCCCAGACCTTCATCCTGGCCGCCAAGCTGGAGCACACCTCCTCGGCGGGCGAGGTGGACTCCATCGAGTACGCCATCCGCGAGGTGCTCACCGACACCACGGCGGCGATCGAGATCCTCGTCTACGTCGACGAGGGCGGCGTGAAGGCCGAGTTCGTCCTCTCGGCGATGGTCTCGCCCGAGGGAGGATCCCTGGAGATCCGGGGCGCCAACGGCAGCTTCACCTGCAGCTACACCGCGGACGGTGAGTCCGGGGAGTGCACCGCCACCGGGACCGGGGGCGGCACGGTGACCTGGTCGGCCTCCGCCGGCTAGGAGAGCAGGGCGGGGTGGGGCGCCTCTTCGAGGGCTCCACCCCGGCCGCCGCCCTAGGGCATCACGAAGTAGGGGTCCTTCGGCCGCACGCAGATCACGGTGCAGGGGGCGCGCCGGACCACCTTCTCGGTCTGGCTGCCCACCAGGACCTTCTGCATGTCGTCCCGGCCGTGGCTGCCCATGATGATGACGTCCGCCGAGAGGTTCGCCGTGATCTTGAGGATCTCCTCCCACGGCTTACCGCTGGCGACCCGGCAGTGGTAGTTGCGCAGCTTCTTCTTCTCGGTCTCGGCCATCTTCTCGAGCTCGGCCAGGACCAGCCCCTCCATCCGCTCGAGCTCGGCGTCGACCTTCTGGGCCAGGTTGCGGCCCACGAAGGAGAGTCGGTTGGTCTGCTCGAAGACGTGGAAGAGGTAGAGCTCCGAGGGGACCTTCTGGATGTAGTCGACGGCGAAGTCGAGGGCGGACCGGCTGCACTCCGAGAAGTCGATCGGCACGATCACCTTCTGCCGCCGCCGCTGGCGGCGATCGACCTCACCGGTGGTCTGGTACCGGGGGGCCTTCTTGGTGGTCTTCTTGGCCGCCGCCTTCTTCTTCGTCGCCCGTGTCGCCATCAATCAATGTCCTCGTTTTCGAAATCGTCGCCGTCGTCATCGTCGTCCAGGTCGTCATCGTCGTCGTCGTCGTCGTCGTCGTCGTCGAGATCGTTGTCGTCGTCCCGGTCTTCGTCCTCTTCCTCGTCCACGGGCGGGTCGTCGTCGTAGCCCGTCTTCCCGTAGCCCTCCTCGGCCATCACCTCGACGGCGCGATCGTCATCATCGTCCTCTTCTTCCTCATCGTCCACCTCGGTCTCCTCGTCGTCCGGAGGATCCTCGGGGGGCTCGGCGAGGGGCGGGCGGCGGAGGGCCGCCGTGGAGGCGCGGGGCGCCGAGGACTCGACGTACTCGCGGGGATCCGCACCGCACTTCGGGCAGGTCGGCACCGGGCGGTGCAGGTCGTAATACTTGGCGCCACACTCGTGGCAGACGTGCTTCTTCCCGAGATCCTTGCGGGTTCCGCTGGTCGGCATGGGGCCCTCCTGATGACCGTGGACCTCCCCCTGGAGCCCCGCGAGGCAGTGGCCCAGCGCGATCCACGGGAAGCGGAGGGTAGATAGAGCAGGAGATTGGCCCGAGTCAAGCACCGTCAAGGTCTCCGTCAAGACCTGCAAGTCCTTGAAATCGCGGGGGCCGTCCACTACTCTCCGACCGCGAAACGACCCGGCTCCGAGGGGCGGAGCGAGGTCCCGCATAAGGGTTCCTCTATGAACCAGCGAGCACCGATTGGTCAGATCCTCGCCGACCTGGGCGCAGTGAGCGAAGAACAGCGCAGTGAGGCCGCGCGCCAGTCTCCGGAGCGGCCGACGCGCTTCGCCTCCAAGCTCCTCCAGGCGAGGGCCGCCCTCGAGGCCGATCTCGTCGAGGGGCTGGCCGTCCAGAAGGGGGTGCCCGGCCTGGATCTCTCTCAGAGCGTGATCGACCTCCTGTCGCTGGACGTCGTGCCCCGGCAGATCGCCGAGGAGTCGACCTTCCTGCCGGTGGCCATCGACGAGCACCACCTCTACCTGGCGATGGCCAACCCGGACGATCGTCAGTTGCAGGACGAGATCCAGTTCGCCACCGGCCGAACCGTCATCCCCTACGTCGCCCTGCAGTCCGTGCTGCGGGAGATGGTCCCGGCGGCCTACGACACCCGGGCCACGGGCTCGGCGCTGCTGCCCGGAGAGAGGGCCTCGGCCAGCGAGGCCCACCTGGAGCTGATCGTTCCCGGCGCGAGGGACTCC
Proteins encoded:
- a CDS encoding cytochrome C, which translates into the protein MSAGERKTSELPDRVHAWPHLVKVEFIAALLMLAFLLAWSILLDAPLEEPANPAVTPDPSKAPWYFVGLQELLVYFDPWIAGVLLPLMILTGLVAIPYVDRNPKGNGGYTLRERPFALAVFLFGFLGLWIVPIVVGALFRGPGWHFYWPWETWEVGRAVAAASVDLPWLLGARGAAAQQVVGGGLVLAWLFLTLAGPWLLWRRRPFFVQLGLLRWLVVGVHLSVMLGVVVKVALRLLFSVKYVWVTPWFSL
- a CDS encoding Rieske 2Fe-2S domain-containing protein — protein: MEEAGEPHLEPAGQTGDHLWSRRSLLALTGWGAVFGGLAVALAAFVRFLFPRVLFEPPSTFKAGFPAEYRVGTVSERFKEREQVWIARNEEGFYALLAVCTHLGCTPRWQASDARFRCPCHGSGFHRDGSNFEGPAPRPLERVRISLADDGQLLVDRARRYRHELGEWGEEGAFLPYREGQG
- a CDS encoding carboxypeptidase regulatory-like domain-containing protein, producing MKSWKRGLLLGLLVAGLAGCPEEPADPGTPLAAEGGAATAPAPPPLEGKLLLKGTVHFEGEAPARVKLDRRSDPVCAKTDAYAEEVLVADGKLANVVVTISDPRLPKKTASEELTIGQAACLYRPRVQCGLDGQVVRITNSDPTLHNVHGFREGGARSWFNQAQLQGAPAIRKKLKGPEVAVFKCDIHTWMAAYVRVTESGHCAVTTPDGRYALPGLPPGTWMVTAWHEVYGEQQAEITLVEGEEAHLDFKFGPADGP
- a CDS encoding cytochrome b N-terminal domain-containing protein; translated protein: MSRRSLWERILASQLWRSIFRHGYADTPRNRVLQISSNVWLHLHPTKVPRHAVRFRYTWCAGGLSFLLFLVTVVTGVVLMFYYRPTAEYAYADIKYLDFDVPFGMLMRNLHRWGAHAMVVLVWLHMLRVFLTGSYKAPREFNWVVGVGLLALTLLLSFTGYLLPWDQLALWAVTVGTNMARAAPFLGHEGPFGAELGATARHDLRALFTGGSVVGPPTLLRFYVLHCIFLPLLASLGMVLHFWRVRKDGGISGPL
- a CDS encoding tetratricopeptide repeat protein — encoded protein: EAPQAAPVAVPPPAPVAPRPAAPRPAAPVHVPDDADVDYTQFDEAPPKKSGKAGLIGTIAVMVLGAVGLAGYGFWYTRSAENAREMSKLLKTAQEQLSQDSYGAYRTASGTLEQILDVDPEQFAAHAYLAYINILRWGVHGEGETYKQQGEEHIRQAEAHGMDHSHLIAARAYHKFFSGDHAGGAAILEEVLGRDDVTSGLLSGALGSIYLWDGNLEKAQEWLLKANRFSPGDPYILSTLGDLERRKGNMSGSWNYYDQALRFDTGHVESLLGKALIILDNERMESEKADPLIKQVKGLDAQMVSPRQAALADFARAQLLYEQGKTEEARAEEDKALILQGSNPDIRLMIGRRFFREEKFVEAEASIRQAIDLEPKRARFYVELAQVLLKKKGGAKEAVTALEKARATIPNDSKLLILLGDAHAEGGDKGKALAAYNQAITEEGGTFPEAQLAIGKLHRRSGDLDKSIPEFEKALAQFQEKIRPRGQAEASLELAKAYFAKGDHEKSKEWLGKALKNDPSFADTYFFLGKSMIGTKATKSDGQTALENYLKLAPSGRYAEEAKKLLK